In a genomic window of uncultured Flavobacterium sp.:
- the pbpC gene encoding penicillin-binding protein 1C, with the protein MKNKLIAFSQRIINWIKKNKIKSAIAFLLLLIYYFSLPRTLFQEPYSTVIESKEGELLGAKIARDGQWRFPAQDSVPDKFKKCIVYFEDEYFYKHPGFNPVAMVNAIKQNQKAGKVVRGGSTLTQQVIRLSRKGKGRTYFEKIIEIILATRLELGYSKDEILELYAAHAPFGGNVVGLEMASWRYFGVQSNQLSWAENATLAVLPNAPSLIYPGKNQIKLLNKRNRLLLKLHQEGIIDKQTYELSIEERLPQKPYDLPQIAPHLLQRVAKSEEGTRVKTTIDYALQNRVNQIARYYYYQYKQNEVNNLAILVIDVSNRNVMSYVGNSPTDKDHQKDVDIIDAPRSTGSILKPLLYAGMLDDGELLPNTLVADIPTQIAGYTPQNFNLTFDGAVPAHRALSRSLNIPAVLMLQDFGVNKFYEELQKFKLRDINKTPDHYGLSLILGGAESNLWDLCRTYANLSSTVNYYTKNNSKYRTKEFTELNYKNNFEPDFGSETDQKNIVGAGSIWLTYNAMEEVNRPEGDEAWKFYDSSLKIAWKTGTSFGNRDAWAIGTNSKYVVGIWVGNATGEGRPTLTGVTGAAPILFDVFNLLPRQRWFQTPYKDLDEVEVCRLSGYLAKEECPKIKQWVPKKGKSTVVCPYHKKVHLDKSEKFQVNSSCENIDNIVTRNWFVLPPVMAWYYKSQHIEYLPLPPFKEDCQGTQSVNMDFIYPKTNSKIYLTKNFNSEVQPVILKVAYSERDKELFWYVDDVYKATTKTFHELPITPTSGIHYITVVDAYGNEIRRRIEIIRE; encoded by the coding sequence TTGAAAAATAAATTAATAGCGTTCTCACAACGCATTATAAATTGGATTAAAAAGAATAAAATAAAATCAGCAATTGCATTTCTGCTCTTGCTGATTTATTATTTCTCATTGCCACGAACTCTGTTTCAGGAACCTTATTCTACGGTTATTGAAAGTAAGGAAGGAGAATTACTTGGTGCAAAAATTGCTCGGGATGGTCAATGGCGTTTTCCTGCGCAAGATAGTGTTCCGGATAAATTCAAAAAATGCATCGTTTATTTTGAAGATGAATACTTCTATAAACATCCGGGTTTTAATCCTGTTGCGATGGTAAATGCGATTAAGCAAAACCAAAAAGCGGGTAAAGTTGTCCGAGGTGGAAGTACATTAACACAACAAGTTATCCGTTTATCCCGAAAAGGAAAAGGGAGAACTTACTTTGAAAAAATCATAGAAATTATTCTGGCAACACGATTAGAATTAGGATATTCTAAAGATGAAATACTCGAATTGTACGCTGCTCACGCTCCATTTGGAGGAAATGTGGTTGGGTTAGAAATGGCTTCCTGGCGTTATTTTGGTGTGCAATCAAATCAATTGTCTTGGGCGGAAAATGCAACTTTAGCAGTTTTGCCAAATGCACCAAGTTTGATTTATCCCGGAAAAAATCAAATCAAGTTGTTGAATAAACGAAACAGGCTTTTGCTAAAATTGCATCAGGAAGGAATAATTGACAAACAGACTTACGAACTTTCAATCGAAGAGCGATTGCCTCAAAAACCGTATGATTTGCCTCAAATTGCGCCTCATTTATTGCAACGCGTGGCGAAAAGTGAAGAAGGAACGCGCGTAAAAACAACAATTGATTATGCTTTGCAAAATAGAGTAAATCAAATTGCGAGATATTATTATTATCAATACAAACAGAATGAAGTTAACAATTTAGCGATTTTGGTGATTGATGTTTCAAATAGAAATGTGATGAGTTATGTGGGGAATTCTCCAACTGATAAAGATCATCAAAAAGATGTTGATATTATTGACGCACCAAGAAGTACAGGAAGTATCTTGAAACCTCTTCTTTATGCAGGAATGCTTGATGATGGCGAATTATTGCCAAATACTTTGGTCGCAGATATTCCAACGCAAATTGCAGGTTATACACCACAAAATTTTAATCTGACATTTGATGGTGCGGTTCCTGCTCATCGCGCTTTGTCGAGATCTTTGAATATTCCGGCTGTTTTAATGTTGCAGGATTTTGGTGTGAATAAATTTTATGAAGAATTACAAAAATTCAAATTGAGAGATATTAATAAAACACCCGATCATTACGGATTATCGCTTATTTTGGGTGGCGCCGAAAGTAATTTATGGGATTTATGCAGAACGTATGCTAATCTTTCGTCTACCGTGAATTATTATACTAAAAACAATTCAAAATATAGAACAAAAGAATTTACGGAATTAAATTATAAAAACAATTTTGAGCCTGATTTTGGTTCTGAAACCGACCAGAAAAACATTGTTGGTGCAGGATCAATTTGGCTAACTTATAATGCAATGGAAGAAGTAAACCGACCGGAAGGGGATGAAGCCTGGAAGTTTTATGATAGTTCGCTGAAAATTGCATGGAAAACCGGAACTAGTTTTGGTAATCGCGATGCTTGGGCAATTGGAACAAACTCGAAATATGTTGTTGGAATATGGGTAGGAAATGCGACAGGCGAGGGAAGGCCAACGCTAACGGGAGTAACAGGTGCAGCACCTATTTTGTTTGATGTTTTTAATTTATTACCGAGACAAAGATGGTTTCAAACGCCTTATAAAGATCTGGATGAAGTTGAAGTTTGTCGTTTAAGTGGTTATTTGGCTAAAGAAGAATGTCCAAAAATCAAACAGTGGGTTCCGAAAAAAGGAAAATCTACTGTGGTTTGTCCGTATCATAAAAAGGTGCATTTAGATAAATCGGAAAAGTTTCAGGTCAATAGCAGTTGCGAAAATATTGATAATATAGTCACTAGAAATTGGTTTGTTTTACCGCCGGTTATGGCTTGGTATTACAAAAGTCAGCATATTGAATATTTGCCATTGCCGCCTTTTAAGGAAGATTGTCAAGGGACACAATCGGTGAATATGGATTTTATTTATCCGAAAACGAATAGTAAAATCTACTTAACGAAGAATTTTAATAGCGAAGTTCAGCCTGTAATTCTCAAAGTAGCTTATTCTGAAAGGGACAAAGAATTGTTTTGGTACGTTGATGATGTTTATAAAGCAACAACAAAAACGTTTCATGAATTACCTATTACACCAACTTCAGGAATACATTATATAACGGTTGTAGATGCTTATGGGAATGAAATTAGAAGGAGAATTGAGATTATTAGAGAGTAA
- a CDS encoding ribonuclease E/G, protein MNKELIIRSSSEAVDFALLKDGKLIELHKEEEKSNFQVGDIFIAKIRKPVAGLNAAFVNVGFEKDAFLHYHDLGPNLASQLKFIKLVSAGKLKDFSLKTFQFEKEIDKDGIITDILSANQSVLVQVVKEPISTKGPRISAELSLAGRFIVLVPFSDRVSISQKIEDKKEKDRLKKLVLSIKPKGFGVIVRTVAEGKNVAELEKDLQNLLGRWTAMCKKLPTAHHPSKVLGELNRASSILRDVFNDTFSGIQIDDEELYHQTKEYLQEIAPSKQSIVKFYQSNDTPIFEKYNIERQIKTSFGRTVSMSKGAYLIIEHTEALHVIDVNSGNRSNKATNQEDTAMEVNMIAAAEIARQLRLRDMGGIIVVDFIDMSNPENRKVLFDFLREEMSDDKAKHKILPPSKFGLVQITRQRVRPEVNIKTREEDPNNEHGEIEAPILIIDKITSDLERLLKTHNKVVLNTHPFVAAYLSKGFPSLRSKWFFEHKKWVKIIPRDAYTYLEYHFYDKKGNVISE, encoded by the coding sequence GTGAATAAAGAATTAATCATTAGATCTAGTTCTGAAGCAGTAGATTTTGCCTTATTAAAAGATGGAAAACTAATTGAATTACACAAAGAAGAAGAAAAAAGCAACTTTCAGGTTGGTGATATTTTTATTGCCAAAATCAGAAAACCCGTTGCTGGACTTAATGCTGCTTTTGTAAATGTAGGCTTCGAAAAAGATGCCTTTTTACATTATCACGATTTGGGTCCAAATTTAGCTTCCCAACTGAAATTCATAAAACTTGTAAGCGCAGGTAAATTAAAAGATTTCTCCCTAAAAACCTTTCAGTTTGAAAAAGAGATTGACAAAGATGGCATCATTACTGATATTTTAAGTGCCAATCAATCTGTCTTAGTTCAAGTAGTTAAAGAACCTATATCTACCAAAGGTCCAAGAATAAGCGCTGAGCTTTCATTGGCAGGAAGATTTATTGTTCTCGTTCCGTTTTCTGACCGTGTTTCTATTTCTCAAAAAATAGAAGACAAAAAGGAAAAGGATCGTTTAAAAAAACTTGTTCTATCGATCAAACCTAAAGGATTTGGTGTTATTGTTCGCACAGTAGCCGAAGGCAAAAACGTAGCCGAATTAGAAAAAGATTTGCAGAACCTGCTTGGCAGATGGACTGCAATGTGTAAAAAATTACCAACTGCTCATCATCCCTCAAAAGTATTAGGAGAACTCAACAGAGCGTCTTCGATATTGAGAGATGTATTCAACGATACCTTTAGCGGTATACAAATAGATGATGAAGAGTTGTACCATCAAACGAAGGAATATCTGCAAGAAATTGCACCTTCAAAACAATCGATTGTTAAGTTTTATCAATCAAATGACACTCCAATTTTCGAGAAATACAATATAGAGAGACAAATCAAAACTTCATTTGGACGCACAGTCTCCATGAGTAAAGGCGCATATCTTATTATAGAACACACTGAAGCTCTTCACGTTATAGACGTAAACAGCGGAAACCGTTCGAATAAGGCGACTAATCAGGAAGACACAGCCATGGAAGTAAATATGATAGCTGCCGCTGAAATTGCCAGACAACTTCGTTTGCGTGATATGGGCGGAATAATCGTAGTTGATTTTATCGATATGTCCAATCCTGAAAACAGGAAGGTTTTGTTCGACTTCTTGCGAGAAGAAATGAGCGACGATAAAGCAAAGCATAAAATCTTACCGCCTAGTAAATTTGGTTTAGTTCAAATTACCAGACAACGCGTAAGACCAGAAGTTAATATTAAAACCAGAGAAGAAGATCCAAACAATGAACATGGCGAAATTGAAGCGCCAATTTTAATCATTGATAAAATCACCTCTGACTTAGAAAGACTTTTAAAAACCCACAATAAAGTTGTGCTTAACACACATCCGTTTGTGGCTGCATACCTCAGTAAAGGTTTTCCATCATTACGTTCAAAATGGTTTTTTGAACATAAGAAATGGGTGAAAATCATACCTCGTGACGCTTACACGTACTTAGAATACCATTTCTATGATAAAAAAGGAAATGTTATTTCAGAATAA
- a CDS encoding HU family DNA-binding protein, whose protein sequence is MTKADIVAKISEKLGLEKGDVQATVETFMEEVKTSLETGDNVYLRGFGSFIVKTRAEKTGRNISKNTTIKIPAHNIPAFKPAKVFVEGVKTNNEAK, encoded by the coding sequence ATGACGAAAGCAGATATCGTAGCGAAAATTTCAGAGAAACTAGGTCTTGAAAAAGGAGATGTTCAAGCAACAGTAGAAACTTTTATGGAAGAAGTTAAAACTTCATTAGAAACTGGAGACAATGTTTACCTAAGAGGATTTGGTAGTTTTATTGTAAAAACCAGAGCTGAAAAAACAGGTAGAAACATTTCTAAAAACACCACTATCAAAATTCCAGCACACAACATTCCTGCTTTTAAACCTGCAAAAGTTTTTGTAGAGGGAGTAAAAACGAATAACGAAGCAAAATAA
- the mutY gene encoding A/G-specific adenine glycosylase, with amino-acid sequence MNFSNILIKWYLQNKRDLPWRKTTNPYHIWLSEIMLQQTRVAQGTPYFFAFTEEFPTVFNLANASEEQVLKLWQGLGYYSRARNLHKTSQFVANELNGVFPDNYKDLLKLKGVGEYTAAAIASFSYNEAVPVVDGNVFRVLSRYFDIESDIAVPATKKEFTELAYELMPKDNPAIFNQAIMEFGALQCVPKSPNCSVCVFNDSCAALQKKKVSVLPVKSKKVKVTNRFFNYLILEDVLGNTLIQKRTAKGIWHNLYEFPLLETTEIVGFDFVSNAVQNEIFSSYTILSIEECSETTVIHKLSHQHLHIQFWKVKINEIIVNGLSTTDLKSFPFPIVIYNFIEKQEINC; translated from the coding sequence ATGAATTTTTCTAACATATTGATAAAATGGTATTTACAAAACAAACGTGATTTGCCATGGCGAAAAACGACCAATCCTTACCATATTTGGCTCTCAGAAATAATGTTGCAACAGACTCGAGTTGCGCAAGGAACGCCATATTTTTTTGCTTTTACGGAGGAATTTCCTACCGTTTTTAATTTAGCAAATGCCTCAGAAGAGCAAGTTTTGAAACTTTGGCAGGGATTAGGGTATTATTCTCGCGCCAGAAATTTGCATAAAACGTCTCAATTTGTCGCAAATGAGCTCAATGGAGTTTTTCCTGATAACTATAAAGATTTATTAAAATTAAAAGGTGTTGGTGAATATACCGCTGCAGCAATTGCTTCTTTTTCTTATAATGAAGCGGTTCCTGTTGTTGATGGAAACGTTTTTCGGGTACTTTCTCGTTATTTTGATATAGAATCTGATATTGCTGTGCCTGCAACAAAAAAAGAATTTACGGAACTGGCTTACGAATTAATGCCAAAAGATAATCCTGCGATATTTAATCAGGCAATAATGGAGTTCGGCGCTTTGCAATGCGTGCCTAAAAGCCCGAATTGTTCTGTTTGTGTATTTAATGATAGTTGTGCGGCTTTGCAAAAAAAGAAAGTTTCGGTTTTGCCTGTGAAATCAAAAAAGGTAAAAGTTACAAATCGATTCTTTAATTATTTGATTCTGGAAGATGTTTTAGGGAATACTTTAATTCAGAAAAGAACGGCAAAAGGAATCTGGCATAATTTATATGAGTTTCCTCTTTTAGAAACTACCGAAATTGTTGGTTTTGATTTTGTTTCAAACGCTGTTCAAAACGAGATTTTTTCTTCCTATACTATATTAAGTATAGAAGAGTGTAGTGAAACGACTGTAATTCATAAACTTTCGCACCAACATCTTCATATTCAGTTCTGGAAAGTAAAAATTAACGAAATAATTGTTAATGGTTTGAGTACCACTGACTTGAAAAGTTTTCCTTTTCCAATTGTGATTTATAATTTTATCGAAAAGCAAGAAATAAATTGCTAA